One window of Desulfobacca acetoxidans DSM 11109 genomic DNA carries:
- a CDS encoding IS1634 family transposase → MAHLHKKVKKDLTYYYIRESQRIKGRPTIVNQVCLGTADNVRSLFEVREGNLPEGFSPKEYGSVFLIHALDLKIDLVGIIDEILPPGKKIRGPSLGEIIFYAAMNRAIAPTSKRKLAAWFEQTDIQRIRPVRLISLSSQNFWNHWDRIRTAELEKIKNRFFKKVIASVSVEENAHLLMETGLLFPSAGQNAFIGRSPVSSVRFNKTPKHQVKIALLTNRRGIPLYYQTIDEGEPVIKHFGPMVDNLLAKVSFLGTSFQDLTVLIGANLNAAPLCEKIADKDHVRFIAVVSPDAYPELLSVSTRAYQVLPCKHNLRLRSLGEEHLSILYFGPSRAEKEQAFILFDPALYRKMRRELRDRLQKLRQDLIIWQRELRSQPLESFIREIKGRFVSRCKDLSLDFEVMKLTFGREDGRSFVQSQLNRRQCAAMLQKMGKMVVRTDRLDWQAQEVCGLAVGRGLLGESFNRPQTLFQSALTPQYHWTESKIPIHVFVCMAALTYQGILDSRLDKAGLLLNAKEAIEEMRSLRTAIFLLSEEAKPERLFEKPSELHVQIARALGYEIGGGEIKPLEG, encoded by the coding sequence ATGGCCCATCTTCATAAGAAAGTCAAAAAAGACCTGACGTATTATTATATCCGGGAATCCCAACGCATCAAAGGCAGACCGACCATAGTCAATCAGGTCTGCTTAGGCACCGCCGATAATGTCCGGTCCCTCTTCGAGGTCAGAGAAGGCAATCTTCCCGAAGGCTTTTCACCCAAAGAATATGGTTCAGTTTTTCTCATCCACGCCTTAGATTTGAAGATAGATCTGGTTGGCATCATCGACGAAATCCTTCCGCCCGGCAAAAAGATTCGCGGTCCCTCGTTGGGCGAGATTATTTTCTATGCCGCCATGAACCGCGCCATTGCCCCTACAAGCAAAAGGAAGTTGGCAGCCTGGTTCGAGCAGACGGATATCCAACGGATCAGGCCGGTTCGCCTTATTTCCCTGAGCTCTCAAAACTTTTGGAACCATTGGGACCGCATCCGCACTGCGGAGTTGGAAAAGATCAAAAACCGTTTTTTTAAAAAGGTGATTGCCTCGGTGTCAGTGGAAGAAAATGCTCATCTGTTGATGGAAACCGGTCTGCTGTTCCCGTCGGCAGGCCAGAATGCCTTTATCGGTCGCAGCCCGGTAAGCTCCGTTCGGTTTAACAAAACGCCCAAGCATCAGGTAAAAATTGCCCTGTTGACTAATCGCCGGGGGATTCCTTTATATTATCAGACCATTGATGAAGGTGAACCGGTCATCAAACACTTCGGGCCGATGGTGGATAATCTGCTTGCCAAGGTTTCTTTCCTTGGCACCTCTTTTCAAGACCTTACCGTCCTCATCGGTGCCAACCTTAATGCCGCTCCTCTGTGTGAGAAGATTGCCGACAAGGACCACGTTCGCTTTATTGCTGTCGTATCGCCGGACGCCTACCCGGAACTGCTCAGCGTCTCTACCCGCGCCTATCAAGTTCTTCCCTGCAAACATAACCTTCGTCTCCGGTCCCTGGGCGAAGAACACCTCAGCATCCTTTATTTCGGTCCCAGCCGAGCGGAAAAAGAGCAGGCCTTCATACTTTTTGACCCGGCCTTGTATAGAAAAATGCGGCGGGAGTTGCGGGACAGGCTACAAAAGCTCCGACAGGACTTGATCATTTGGCAACGCGAACTTCGGTCGCAGCCCCTGGAGAGCTTCATACGGGAAATCAAAGGCCGCTTTGTCTCTCGCTGCAAAGATCTATCCCTGGACTTTGAGGTCATGAAATTGACCTTTGGCCGGGAAGATGGCAGATCTTTTGTCCAGTCGCAGCTTAACCGCCGCCAGTGTGCCGCTATGCTGCAAAAAATGGGCAAAATGGTTGTCCGCACCGACCGGCTCGATTGGCAGGCCCAAGAGGTCTGCGGTCTGGCCGTGGGTCGCGGTCTTTTGGGAGAGAGTTTCAACCGTCCGCAGACCCTCTTTCAATCTGCTCTGACCCCCCAATACCACTGGACTGAGTCCAAGATCCCTATTCATGTCTTTGTCTGCATGGCGGCCCTGACCTATCAGGGCATATTGGACAGCCGACTGGATAAGGCGGGTCTCCTGCTCAATGCCAAAGAAGCCATTGAAGAGATGCGCTCCCTCAGAACAGCCATCTTTCTGCTCTCTGAAGAAGCCAAGCCGGAGCGACTCTTTGAAAAACCCTCCGAACTCCATGTGCAGATTGCCAGAGCCCTCGGCTATGAAATAGGCGGAGGGGAAATCAAGCCTCTGGAAGGGTAA